The Agromyces sp. 3263 DNA segment GTGCTCATCACGCACAACATGGGCGTCGTCGCCGACCTCGCGGATCGCGTGGTCGTGATGTACCAGGGCAACGTCGTCGAGGAGGCTGACGTCCACACCCTGTTCGCGGCGCCGCAGGCCGACTACACGAAGAAGCTCCTGGCCGCGGTGCCCTACGTCGGACACGGCACGGCGAAGGCGGTGGAGCGAGCCGCGGCGCGCCCCAGCAACTGGACCGAGCAGCCGCCGGTGGTCGAGGCGAAGGGCCTCGAGATCACCTATCCGGGGCGGTTCGGCCGCACGGGCTTCCAAGCGGTCGGCGGTGTCGACCTGGTGATCCGGCCGGGGGAGGTGCTCGGACTCGTCGGCGAGTCCGGCTCGGGCAAGACCACCATAGGCCGGGCGATCGCGGGACTGACGAAGGTCACCGGCGGATCCCTGAAGGTGCTGGACGCCGAGATGAACGGCATCCGGGAGCGCGCGTTCCGCCCGCTCCGCAGCCGCATCGGGTTCGTGTTCCAGGATCCCGCTTCGAGCTTCAACCCACTGCTCACGATCGCCGAGTGCGTGGCGGAACCGCTCGTGATCCACGGGCGTGCGAAGGACGCCGGGGCGGCGCGGACGCGGGTGGACGAGCTCCTCGAGGCGGTGCAGCTTCCCAAGGCGTACGGCGATCGCTATCCCCATGAGCTGTCGGGCGGGCAGCGGCAGCGCGCGAGCCTGGCCCGGGCGCTGGCGCTGGAGCCCGAGCTGCTCATCGCCGACGAGCCGACCTCCGCGCTCGACGTGTCGGTGCAGGCCCGCGTGCTGGAGCTCTTCGCCGAGCTGCAGCGCGAGTTCGGCTTCGCGTCGCTGTTCATCAGCCACGACCTCGCGGTGGTCGACCTCGTCGCCGACCGCATCGCGGTGCTCTACCACGGCCGCCTCGTCGAGGAGGGTACCGGCCTCGAGGTGCTCGGCTCGCCCGTCGACCCGTACACGCAGCGCCTGCTCGCCTCGCTTCCCGTGCCGGATCCGGCCGCGCAGGCCGAGCGGCGTGAGGAGCTCCGCCGCCTGCGGGAGGCCGACTGATGCGGGGCGCGGCGCACGGCTTCCCGGTGGTGCTGAGCGACCTGTCACTCGAGTACCCCTCGCACGGGCCGAGCCCTGCGCATGTCGCCCTGCACGGGTTGACGTTGACCATCCACCCGGGCGAGGTGCTCGGGCTCCTCGGCAGCGCCGGCAGTGGCAAGAGCACGCTCGCC contains these protein-coding regions:
- a CDS encoding ABC transporter ATP-binding protein; translation: MSTVVDIRNLGVSFATDAGAVKAIDDVSITVQRGEVVAIVGESGSGKTVTAKTILGLLPETATTKGSVVLSNREGTRENDVISVSKQRLRDLRGTDVAMVFQEPSTALNPVYTVGWQIAEGLRAHGNLSKKEARAKAIDILGRVGIPDPEVRVDHFPHQFSGGQKQRVVIAMALVLEPGLIVADEPTTALDVTVQAEILDLLRRCRDEFGTAIVLITHNMGVVADLADRVVVMYQGNVVEEADVHTLFAAPQADYTKKLLAAVPYVGHGTAKAVERAAARPSNWTEQPPVVEAKGLEITYPGRFGRTGFQAVGGVDLVIRPGEVLGLVGESGSGKTTIGRAIAGLTKVTGGSLKVLDAEMNGIRERAFRPLRSRIGFVFQDPASSFNPLLTIAECVAEPLVIHGRAKDAGAARTRVDELLEAVQLPKAYGDRYPHELSGGQRQRASLARALALEPELLIADEPTSALDVSVQARVLELFAELQREFGFASLFISHDLAVVDLVADRIAVLYHGRLVEEGTGLEVLGSPVDPYTQRLLASLPVPDPAAQAERREELRRLREAD